In the Enterococcus saigonensis genome, one interval contains:
- a CDS encoding TrkH family potassium uptake protein yields MLKRYKKVPLATPQLISLGFAAVIFGGALLLMLPISNRQGEITPFIDALFTATSATCVTGLTTVNTAQHWTPFGQLIILLMIETGGLGFMSLPVFFFMIAKKKINLRTRMLLKDSLNLDQMNGGVNLMRYILLTSVIIQGLGVFALSFSFVPRYGWIKGIWFSIFHSVSSFCNAGFDLLGDSLANDQQDIWLLFVVMTLIIAGGLGFLVWYDIMQYHTRKRLSIHSKIALTMTASLLIFGTFGFYLTEHNAQNLVVGNWLQRLFNTMFMAVTPRTAGYYSVSYFEMSHAGLILTIVLMYIGGTSGSTAGGLKTTTFGVLLIQMKSILKGRNQAEFSGRTIPNSAIFRALTLFFITLTLCIFATMILSITEKIPDVDGLGLEYIVFEVVSAFGTVGLTMGLTPELSIIGKIIIISLMFIGRVGIMTVLFSLIAKSRQQEQHFKYPEESVLIG; encoded by the coding sequence TTGTTGAAACGATATAAAAAAGTTCCTTTAGCAACCCCCCAGCTCATATCACTGGGGTTTGCAGCGGTAATTTTTGGTGGAGCTTTATTATTAATGTTGCCAATCTCTAATCGTCAAGGAGAAATTACACCTTTTATTGACGCTTTGTTTACTGCGACATCGGCAACTTGTGTCACCGGATTGACTACGGTTAATACTGCACAGCACTGGACACCATTTGGTCAACTCATTATTTTGCTCATGATTGAAACAGGTGGACTGGGATTCATGTCACTGCCTGTGTTCTTTTTTATGATTGCTAAAAAGAAAATCAATTTGCGAACTCGAATGCTCCTAAAAGATTCTCTTAATTTGGATCAGATGAATGGCGGTGTCAACTTGATGCGTTATATATTGTTAACATCTGTCATTATTCAGGGATTGGGTGTTTTTGCTTTGAGTTTTTCTTTTGTGCCACGCTATGGTTGGATTAAAGGAATCTGGTTTAGTATTTTTCATTCTGTTTCAAGTTTTTGCAATGCTGGTTTTGATCTGTTAGGGGATAGCTTGGCAAATGATCAACAAGATATCTGGCTCCTTTTTGTTGTCATGACTTTAATTATTGCAGGGGGTCTAGGCTTTTTAGTCTGGTATGATATTATGCAATATCATACGCGTAAGCGTTTGTCTATTCATTCCAAAATTGCATTAACTATGACAGCTAGTCTGCTTATATTCGGTACTTTCGGATTTTATTTGACGGAACATAATGCGCAGAATTTAGTGGTGGGTAACTGGCTACAACGCCTATTTAATACTATGTTTATGGCAGTAACGCCACGTACGGCAGGCTATTACTCAGTAAGCTACTTTGAGATGAGCCATGCTGGCTTAATTTTAACGATTGTTTTAATGTATATCGGTGGAACATCTGGCTCCACTGCTGGAGGATTGAAGACGACAACATTTGGTGTTTTACTCATTCAAATGAAGAGTATTTTGAAAGGTCGAAATCAAGCCGAATTCAGTGGTCGTACTATTCCAAATAGTGCTATTTTTAGAGCATTAACTTTATTCTTTATTACGTTGACGCTATGCATTTTTGCGACGATGATCTTATCCATTACCGAGAAAATTCCCGATGTGGATGGTTTAGGGTTGGAGTATATTGTTTTTGAAGTTGTTTCAGCTTTTGGAACAGTTGGTTTAACAATGGGGCTAACCCCTGAACTTAGTATAATAGGTAAGATAATTATTATTTCCTTGATGTTTATTGGTAGAGTTGGAATTATGACCGTATTATTCTCACTAATTGCAAAGTCAAGGCAGCAAGAGCAACACTTTAAGTACCCGGAAGAATCAGTTTTAATTGGTTAA
- a CDS encoding SOS response-associated peptidase produces MCGRYLFDLQTPKLLKYYQELQQLGKFGEVAPSENVVTLAMGSDGKIRLGVTQWGFTTLKNKNRIINARSETVTQKPLFAESFYQRRCVFPMTGFFEWDQNKNKILFTPKDGNEIYVGGFYRYHNGVLESVIMTTQPTETVAAIHDRMPLIIEKGAIRSWLSDIQFADNYRKQTIQSKLNIQKCMPEK; encoded by the coding sequence ATGTGTGGGCGCTATCTTTTTGACTTGCAGACACCAAAATTATTAAAATACTATCAGGAGTTACAACAATTGGGGAAATTTGGTGAAGTTGCCCCCAGTGAAAATGTCGTGACTCTTGCCATGGGCTCAGATGGCAAAATCCGATTAGGAGTTACACAGTGGGGATTTACGACACTGAAAAATAAGAATCGGATTATTAATGCTCGAAGTGAAACAGTAACGCAAAAACCATTATTTGCTGAAAGCTTTTATCAACGCCGCTGTGTGTTTCCGATGACAGGTTTTTTTGAATGGGACCAAAATAAAAATAAAATTCTATTCACACCGAAAGACGGCAATGAGATTTATGTTGGGGGTTTTTATCGATACCATAATGGCGTTTTAGAATCAGTTATTATGACAACTCAACCAACTGAAACAGTTGCAGCTATTCATGATCGTATGCCGTTAATTATCGAAAAAGGGGCAATTCGTTCCTGGTTAAGTGATATTCAATTTGCTGATAATTACCGCAAACAAACAATACAGTCAAAATTAAACATCCAAAAATGTATGCCAGAAAAATAA
- a CDS encoding endonuclease III domain-containing protein, which produces MKQQVYALYQKMFQKMGPQGWWPADSKEEIILGAILVQNTNWQNAAISLKNLKAVTGFSSSQIASLSIENLQELIRPSGFFKSKSQAIHEIFTWLIPFNSNFLKVKNYYGKSLRKKLLSFHGIGEETADVLLLYVFDVSVFVADTYARRLFTQLGTPELHNYQSLKKLVDLSRFTLVEAQEFHGLIDEFGKVFLKRNTFETSFLNDEKINLRQE; this is translated from the coding sequence TTGAAGCAACAGGTATATGCATTATATCAGAAAATGTTCCAAAAGATGGGTCCGCAAGGTTGGTGGCCGGCTGATTCAAAAGAAGAAATTATACTCGGTGCCATTCTAGTTCAAAATACGAATTGGCAAAATGCCGCAATCTCGCTGAAAAATCTGAAAGCCGTGACAGGATTTTCTAGTTCTCAAATCGCATCCTTATCAATAGAAAATTTGCAGGAATTAATTCGTCCCAGTGGATTTTTTAAAAGTAAAAGTCAGGCTATTCACGAAATTTTCACATGGTTAATCCCATTTAATAGCAATTTTTTAAAAGTTAAAAATTATTATGGTAAAAGTTTAAGAAAAAAATTGCTTTCTTTTCATGGAATTGGAGAAGAAACGGCTGATGTTTTATTGCTTTATGTATTTGATGTATCTGTTTTTGTAGCAGACACCTACGCAAGACGGCTTTTTACTCAACTTGGTACGCCAGAGTTACATAATTATCAATCTTTAAAAAAACTTGTTGATTTAAGTCGATTTACTTTAGTAGAAGCGCAGGAATTTCATGGATTAATTGATGAATTTGGAAAAGTTTTTTTAAAAAGAAATACTTTTGAAACCAGTTTTTTAAATGATGAAAAAATTAATCTACGTCAGGAGTAA
- a CDS encoding sce7725 family protein: MYYPYFRGKQFDLLALRQLSEVGKLSSAVCPVIEPVKDNPALVKLLEQFNKTNQPYFLIDNPQAGDFLTLAGQEKIQRLKSSKAHFITNSLNDICQYPLLIAPSAAVLKDIDLPKFEIPILVPLEFRLLQHIKGPKIVSEDNFLRLKTNAYREIPDEVFTTSHLTYLKRGFVGFSDFSIDSRLYYEQSYPAKEIVLHLVYFSENGQLRIHHFVSPPEELPDFASRFLAVMTEVSQFHAFKSEDTLGLKILKEAYAKGKFPGMGVLRKACVMHHLELMSRFFDRKLN; encoded by the coding sequence ATGTATTATCCATATTTTCGTGGCAAACAATTTGATTTATTAGCTTTACGCCAACTCAGCGAAGTAGGTAAATTAAGTTCAGCTGTTTGTCCAGTTATTGAACCAGTTAAAGATAATCCTGCACTAGTAAAATTATTAGAACAATTTAACAAGACAAATCAACCTTATTTTCTAATTGACAACCCACAAGCTGGTGATTTTCTAACGTTAGCAGGACAAGAAAAAATACAGCGGTTAAAAAGCAGCAAAGCCCATTTTATTACGAATTCTTTGAATGACATTTGCCAATATCCATTGTTGATTGCGCCAAGTGCTGCAGTATTAAAAGACATTGATCTACCTAAATTTGAAATACCTATCCTTGTCCCTTTGGAATTTCGTTTGTTGCAACATATAAAGGGGCCAAAAATTGTCTCGGAAGATAATTTTTTACGCTTAAAAACTAATGCTTATCGAGAAATACCAGATGAAGTTTTTACTACAAGTCATTTGACGTATTTAAAAAGAGGGTTTGTAGGATTTAGCGACTTTTCAATTGACAGTCGTCTTTATTATGAACAAAGCTATCCAGCAAAAGAAATTGTATTGCATTTGGTATACTTTTCCGAAAACGGGCAGTTAAGAATCCATCATTTTGTTTCTCCACCTGAGGAATTACCGGATTTTGCGAGCCGTTTTTTAGCAGTAATGACAGAAGTTAGTCAGTTTCACGCGTTTAAGAGCGAAGATACGTTAGGGTTGAAAATTTTGAAGGAAGCTTACGCTAAAGGAAAATTTCCAGGCATGGGTGTTTTGCGTAAGGCTTGTGTTATGCATCATTTAGAGTTGATGAGTCGCTTTTTTGACCGAAAATTAAATTAA
- a CDS encoding metal ABC transporter ATP-binding protein, whose amino-acid sequence MIRFENITAAYNQQIAVDNISFEVSKPTIVGILGPNGAGKSTFLKAALGLIPATGLVMYKNEPLQKNQQEVAYVEQKSAIDYTFPITVAEVVSLGIYPHLKPWSSMKNQWGKVKTALETVDMQNFAKRQIGELSGGQFQRVLLARTLVQDASLIFLDEPFVGIDATSEQIIMGLLHKLKEQGKTIFIVHHDLSKVSEYFDEILLLKQQKIVYGTVQEVFTPHYLKAAYGDSILVGGDFA is encoded by the coding sequence ATGATTCGTTTTGAAAATATAACGGCGGCATACAACCAACAAATTGCAGTTGATAACATTAGTTTTGAAGTTTCTAAGCCAACCATCGTAGGTATTTTGGGTCCAAATGGAGCAGGAAAATCGACCTTTTTGAAAGCAGCCTTAGGGTTAATTCCTGCAACGGGTTTGGTCATGTATAAAAATGAACCACTCCAGAAAAATCAGCAAGAAGTCGCTTATGTAGAACAAAAAAGTGCAATAGACTACACGTTTCCTATTACAGTAGCAGAAGTAGTTTCATTGGGGATTTATCCTCATTTAAAACCTTGGTCAAGTATGAAGAATCAATGGGGGAAAGTTAAGACTGCACTTGAAACAGTGGATATGCAAAACTTTGCCAAACGCCAAATTGGTGAGCTTTCTGGGGGACAATTTCAACGGGTCTTACTTGCACGTACATTAGTACAAGACGCGAGTTTGATTTTTTTGGATGAGCCTTTTGTCGGTATTGATGCAACAAGCGAACAGATTATTATGGGTTTGTTACACAAGTTAAAGGAACAAGGCAAAACTATTTTTATTGTTCATCATGATTTAAGTAAGGTTTCGGAGTATTTTGACGAAATTTTATTATTAAAGCAACAAAAAATTGTTTACGGAACAGTTCAAGAAGTATTTACGCCTCACTATTTAAAGGCGGCTTATGGTGATTCTATTTTAGTTGGAGGTGATTTTGCATGA
- a CDS encoding metal ABC transporter solute-binding protein, Zn/Mn family produces MEQTKAKQKIYAIIAAIVIFGLGFFGYRQFSTPQVSDSEEKISVVATNSIIADMVREVAGDKVILHSIVPVGKDPHEYEPLAEDVRKTQEADVIFYNGLNLETGGNGWFTKLMVNGQKEPNKDYFAVSDGVEVIYLEGDGHGKEDPHAWLNIENGILYAKNIAKTLSEKDPVNKTIYEKNLSKYEEKLTALDKVAKKQFASLSKNEKLIVTSEGCFKYFSKAYNIPSAYIWEINTEEEGTPDQITSLVDKLKASEVKALFVESSVNKKPMQSVSKDSGIPIYGEIFTDSIAKPGNPGDSYYNMMEYNIETIFTGLANNQ; encoded by the coding sequence ATGGAACAAACAAAAGCGAAACAAAAAATATATGCTATAATTGCAGCCATTGTCATCTTCGGGCTTGGATTTTTCGGCTACCGACAATTTAGCACACCGCAAGTAAGCGACAGTGAAGAAAAAATTTCTGTCGTAGCTACGAATTCGATCATCGCGGATATGGTAAGGGAAGTCGCAGGTGACAAAGTGATCCTCCACAGCATCGTTCCTGTTGGAAAAGATCCCCATGAATATGAGCCTCTAGCTGAGGATGTTCGTAAAACGCAAGAGGCAGATGTAATTTTTTACAACGGGTTGAATCTTGAGACAGGCGGTAACGGTTGGTTTACGAAACTAATGGTTAATGGACAAAAAGAGCCAAATAAAGATTATTTTGCGGTCAGTGACGGTGTTGAGGTAATTTACCTTGAAGGCGATGGTCACGGCAAGGAAGATCCCCACGCTTGGCTAAATATCGAAAATGGAATTTTATATGCTAAAAATATTGCAAAAACATTAAGTGAAAAAGACCCTGTCAATAAAACAATCTATGAAAAAAATTTATCTAAGTATGAAGAAAAGTTAACCGCTTTAGACAAAGTAGCCAAAAAACAGTTTGCTAGTCTTTCTAAGAATGAAAAATTAATTGTAACCAGCGAAGGTTGTTTCAAATATTTCTCTAAAGCATATAATATTCCTTCTGCTTATATTTGGGAAATCAATACGGAAGAAGAGGGAACACCAGATCAAATTACCTCATTAGTTGACAAGTTAAAGGCTTCCGAGGTTAAAGCGCTTTTTGTGGAAAGTTCGGTTAATAAAAAACCAATGCAAAGCGTATCAAAAGATAGCGGTATTCCAATTTACGGAGAGATTTTTACCGACTCAATTGCTAAGCCGGGGAATCCGGGGGATAGCTATTACAACATGATGGAATATAACATAGAAACAATTTTCACAGGTTTAGCCAATAATCAATAA
- a CDS encoding AI-2E family transporter, with product MELFKNSKLFYWTAELVLVIVGVYFLWQMPAVFLPVFKMVGAVLLPLFVAGFLYYMFDPVVNFLQKRGLSRVWGFLLSFFVVVIIIILAAMNVIPQLIEQTIQLTQQLPTYADELVKWLDELAKQDEFKNFNLEQQLDSANITINRIINFVIVNVTSSLSSIFSVLTKFFVLLFTVPFILLFMFKDGHRFLDALSNFFPRTIRRELRQTVRELNDTLSAYISSTVLDAFIIGIMSFIAMTIFNQPYSLLLALICGITNIIPYVGPFIGAVPAVIVGMFISPWQALYMALSILVIQQLDGNVIKPLLFGKSLNVHPITIILVLLGAGRVSGIMGMLICIPVYAVIKTLIINIRKIYLLKKTEALATNLEETEE from the coding sequence ATGGAATTGTTTAAGAATTCAAAATTATTTTATTGGACTGCCGAGCTAGTTTTAGTGATTGTAGGTGTTTATTTTTTGTGGCAGATGCCAGCAGTTTTTCTTCCGGTATTTAAAATGGTAGGGGCAGTATTATTGCCGTTATTTGTTGCAGGCTTTTTATATTACATGTTTGATCCCGTAGTTAATTTTTTACAAAAGCGAGGTTTGTCGCGGGTATGGGGCTTTTTACTTTCTTTCTTTGTTGTAGTAATTATTATTATTTTAGCTGCTATGAATGTTATCCCGCAATTAATTGAACAAACTATTCAATTGACGCAACAATTACCAACTTATGCCGATGAACTGGTGAAATGGTTAGATGAATTGGCCAAACAAGATGAATTCAAAAACTTTAATTTGGAGCAACAATTGGATTCAGCCAATATTACAATAAATCGGATTATCAATTTTGTCATTGTCAACGTTACTTCTAGTTTATCTTCCATATTTTCGGTTTTAACTAAATTTTTCGTGCTCTTATTTACAGTGCCTTTTATTTTATTATTCATGTTTAAAGATGGACACCGTTTCTTAGATGCGCTATCAAATTTTTTCCCGCGGACTATCCGTAGGGAATTAAGACAAACTGTTCGTGAATTAAATGATACACTTTCTGCCTATATTAGCAGTACAGTCTTAGATGCATTCATCATTGGGATCATGAGCTTTATTGCTATGACTATTTTTAATCAGCCCTATTCTTTGTTGTTAGCTTTGATTTGCGGCATTACCAATATAATTCCGTATGTTGGTCCGTTTATTGGTGCAGTACCAGCTGTTATTGTCGGAATGTTTATTTCTCCGTGGCAAGCATTGTATATGGCGTTATCTATTTTGGTTATTCAGCAACTAGACGGAAATGTGATCAAGCCACTTTTATTTGGTAAATCGCTAAATGTCCATCCAATTACCATTATCTTAGTCTTATTAGGCGCAGGAAGAGTTTCAGGGATTATGGGAATGTTAATTTGTATTCCTGTTTACGCGGTGATTAAAACGCTAATTATTAATATCCGAAAAATTTATTTACTCAAAAAAACAGAAGCTTTAGCTACGAACCTTGAAGAAACAGAAGAATAG
- a CDS encoding hydroxymethylpyrimidine/phosphomethylpyrimidine kinase: protein MTKIMLTIGGSDPFSGGGIQTDLKTFNNYHTFGLSVLTSIVTLVDNTLEIHPVPKEVFVAQLRSVEDVSFSGIKIGLIANPEFIPLIQKFLLSHSNVPLVLDPVLAFKEGDSTIETDLLAGIRNKLAPLATLVTPNLVEAETLSGREINSLDEMKNVAIQLRDEYKTAVLLKGGNRLIGESATDLLALPDEKIVKHYQAPKISTRTINGAGCSLSAAVLAGLVTDTMESAVDLAKKYVYKSIQRGVKVTEKFGSVYFDNLSE from the coding sequence ATGACGAAAATCATGTTAACAATTGGTGGATCGGATCCTTTTTCCGGTGGCGGTATCCAAACGGACTTAAAAACATTTAATAATTACCATACATTTGGTTTATCTGTCTTAACTTCGATTGTTACCCTTGTTGATAATACGTTGGAAATTCACCCAGTGCCAAAAGAAGTTTTTGTAGCGCAGTTGAGAAGCGTTGAAGATGTGAGTTTTAGTGGGATTAAGATTGGTTTAATCGCCAATCCTGAATTTATTCCTTTGATTCAAAAATTTTTATTATCTCATTCAAATGTACCGCTTGTATTAGATCCCGTATTAGCTTTTAAAGAAGGCGATTCAACGATTGAAACAGATCTGTTGGCGGGGATTCGTAATAAATTAGCACCTCTTGCTACTTTAGTTACACCTAATTTGGTTGAGGCAGAAACATTGAGTGGCAGAGAGATTAACAGTCTAGACGAAATGAAAAATGTCGCTATACAATTACGAGACGAGTATAAGACCGCCGTTTTACTAAAAGGTGGGAATCGCTTAATTGGGGAGAGTGCGACAGACTTGCTAGCTTTACCTGATGAAAAAATTGTAAAACATTATCAAGCGCCAAAAATTAGTACGCGTACAATCAATGGGGCAGGGTGTAGTTTATCTGCGGCAGTCTTGGCAGGACTTGTTACTGATACCATGGAAAGCGCTGTGGATCTTGCAAAAAAATATGTTTATAAAAGTATACAAAGGGGAGTAAAAGTGACAGAAAAATTCGGTAGTGTCTATTTTGATAATTTATCAGAATAA
- a CDS encoding ECF transporter S component gives MPIKKLTLYAVLAALTSAVSLLVVIPIPGTNGIVTLCDAGIAITSLLFGPGAGFFVGAISGGFIDLLAGYPQWIVFSLLIHGVQGFVFGYFFKQNKTLKGLGLVMGILVMVIGYALATDLLYGFGAGIASLPSNLFQSAFGVIVAIPITATLKKVTGKRLKFNH, from the coding sequence ATGCCAATAAAAAAACTAACTTTATATGCTGTTTTGGCAGCTTTAACAAGTGCAGTTTCATTACTTGTAGTTATTCCGATACCAGGGACAAATGGAATTGTAACGCTATGTGATGCTGGAATTGCAATAACAAGTTTATTATTCGGACCAGGAGCAGGATTTTTTGTCGGTGCTATTAGTGGTGGATTTATTGATTTGTTAGCAGGTTATCCGCAATGGATTGTCTTTTCATTGCTTATACACGGGGTACAGGGATTTGTATTTGGCTATTTTTTTAAACAAAATAAAACCTTAAAAGGACTAGGATTAGTTATGGGTATTTTAGTCATGGTAATTGGTTATGCTTTGGCAACGGATTTATTGTACGGTTTTGGCGCAGGAATTGCATCGCTGCCAAGCAATCTTTTTCAAAGCGCTTTTGGCGTTATAGTTGCCATACCAATAACTGCCACGTTAAAGAAAGTAACTGGAAAACGTTTGAAATTTAACCACTAA
- a CDS encoding GNAT family N-acetyltransferase produces MKLRKYRESDCEAIVSLFYDTVHNVNIRDYSEIQLNVWAPKSADFKGWNKSLLETRTAVAEIENVVVGFGNIDSTGYLDCLFVHKNHQGEGIATALCDALEATANGVITTHSSITAKPFFENRGYKLVRKQVVERQGVALINYVMEKNQVI; encoded by the coding sequence ATGAAGTTAAGAAAATACCGTGAATCAGATTGTGAAGCAATCGTTAGTTTGTTTTATGATACTGTCCACAACGTCAATATTCGTGACTACTCTGAGATTCAGCTTAATGTATGGGCACCTAAATCGGCTGACTTTAAAGGTTGGAATAAGTCACTATTAGAGACCCGAACAGCCGTAGCCGAAATAGAAAATGTTGTAGTTGGGTTTGGAAATATTGATTCTACAGGATACCTTGATTGTTTGTTTGTGCATAAGAACCATCAGGGCGAAGGTATAGCTACTGCACTTTGTGACGCATTAGAAGCAACCGCAAACGGTGTAATCACTACTCACTCCTCGATAACTGCCAAACCTTTTTTTGAGAACAGAGGCTACAAACTTGTGAGAAAACAGGTCGTTGAACGTCAAGGCGTGGCTTTAATTAATTATGTTATGGAGAAGAACCAAGTTATTTAA
- a CDS encoding IS30 family transposase — protein MGSFKHLSEFERGKIELMWKQGHKQAEIARELNRSRSTISREIIRSQEYQDYERYSPKRRQHMYRYNALIAQNNARHRKLKIGRNTKLTDEMKAAIIEGYKKKWSPEQIVNADSRVSVCVNTVYNWILRGFIKELDRRLVKRYRKKSARKYRALGRNESEMVLKRSIEQRPSVINKRERLGDWEI, from the coding sequence ATGGGTTCCTTTAAACATTTATCTGAATTTGAGCGTGGAAAAATTGAGCTAATGTGGAAGCAAGGCCACAAACAAGCAGAGATTGCTCGTGAATTAAACCGTAGCCGTAGTACAATTTCTAGGGAAATTATTCGTAGTCAGGAGTATCAAGACTACGAACGTTATTCTCCTAAAAGGCGACAACATATGTATCGTTACAACGCCTTAATCGCCCAGAACAATGCTAGACATCGAAAGTTAAAAATCGGCAGGAATACCAAACTGACTGATGAAATGAAGGCAGCAATCATCGAAGGTTATAAGAAAAAATGGTCTCCAGAGCAAATTGTAAATGCCGATTCAAGGGTATCCGTATGCGTAAACACTGTTTACAACTGGATTTTGCGTGGCTTTATTAAAGAGCTTGATCGCCGATTAGTTAAACGATATCGTAAGAAATCAGCAAGAAAGTATAGAGCTTTAGGCAGAAATGAAAGCGAAATGGTGTTAAAAAGATCTATTGAACAGCGCCCTAGTGTTATTAATAAGCGTGAACGTTTGGGAGACTGGGAAATTTGA
- a CDS encoding IS30 family transposase, with protein MNVWETGKFDCVLPSREGKKCIVTLTERKSRYTFMALAASQSGSSMIPVIDTFMSLHGDAVHSITCDRGREFANSTFISCIERNYHKKVYFTHAYAPQERGTNENTNGLIRAYLPKKQTFESQSQFDMIHIANQLNTRPKKIHGFKTCAEIFKNEVLKLERDNAYIPNNSV; from the coding sequence GTGAACGTTTGGGAGACTGGGAAATTTGATTGTGTACTTCCATCAAGAGAAGGAAAAAAGTGCATTGTAACACTTACTGAACGCAAATCTAGATACACATTTATGGCCCTAGCAGCGAGTCAGAGCGGTAGTTCAATGATTCCTGTAATAGATACCTTCATGTCGCTTCACGGAGACGCTGTACATTCGATTACGTGTGACAGAGGTCGTGAGTTCGCAAATAGTACATTCATAAGCTGTATTGAACGAAACTATCATAAAAAAGTGTATTTTACTCATGCTTATGCGCCACAAGAACGAGGAACAAACGAGAATACAAATGGCTTAATACGAGCTTATTTGCCCAAAAAGCAGACTTTTGAATCGCAATCACAGTTTGATATGATCCATATTGCGAATCAACTTAACACTAGGCCTAAAAAGATACATGGCTTCAAAACTTGCGCAGAAATCTTTAAAAATGAGGTGTTAAAACTTGAACGGGACAACGCATATATACCCAACAATAGTGTATAA
- a CDS encoding IS30 family transposase, whose translation MVYKHLTAEERGKIEAYLDEGLRPAEIARRLDRHRSTITREIQRGTEARKANSIARLPYQASSAQNIAKLRKKNCGVTKKATIHNTKTILKYLNLKYSPEQIAHSIKSVKVCTSTIYNWIYSKTIDFNIKKLRRHGKRYKVKSSGSKIRIDRAFFENRTIDLRPEAVQLRTEFGHWEADTVVSKRGISTCLATFIERKTRQYVAIKLPNKTGRAMMAAIKKLIEMYPQGVKSITCDRGTEFVNQFQVGLIEDTFGCKIYYANPYAPHERGSNENHNGLLREYFPKPFNFKNVSQRIVDDAVENLNTRPRKILNWKTPAQKFKLEYARIT comes from the coding sequence ATGGTATATAAACATTTAACCGCTGAAGAGCGTGGGAAAATTGAAGCCTATCTTGACGAAGGATTACGACCAGCTGAAATAGCACGTAGATTAGATCGCCATCGTTCAACAATCACTCGGGAGATTCAACGGGGGACTGAAGCTAGAAAAGCCAACAGTATCGCACGGTTGCCTTATCAAGCTTCAAGTGCACAAAATATCGCTAAATTGCGGAAAAAAAACTGTGGAGTTACTAAAAAAGCCACGATTCACAATACCAAAACTATTTTAAAATATCTGAATCTAAAATATTCTCCAGAACAAATTGCACATTCCATTAAAAGCGTAAAGGTATGTACATCCACGATCTATAACTGGATTTACTCAAAAACCATTGATTTCAACATCAAAAAGCTTAGGAGACATGGAAAAAGATATAAAGTAAAGTCATCTGGATCGAAGATTCGCATTGATCGAGCTTTCTTTGAAAATAGAACCATTGATTTGCGCCCAGAAGCTGTTCAGCTTCGTACAGAATTTGGTCATTGGGAAGCTGATACAGTAGTTTCAAAACGAGGCATATCAACCTGTCTAGCAACTTTTATCGAAAGAAAGACACGACAATACGTAGCAATTAAACTCCCTAATAAAACAGGCCGCGCTATGATGGCAGCGATTAAAAAACTAATAGAAATGTATCCTCAAGGGGTAAAATCTATTACTTGTGATCGAGGAACTGAATTTGTAAATCAATTTCAAGTCGGTCTTATTGAAGACACCTTCGGGTGCAAAATTTACTATGCAAATCCGTATGCACCTCATGAACGTGGTTCTAACGAAAATCATAATGGATTACTTAGAGAATATTTCCCTAAACCGTTTAATTTTAAGAATGTCTCGCAACGTATCGTCGATGACGCTGTAGAAAACTTAAATACTAGACCAAGAAAAATTCTAAATTGGAAAACACCAGCTCAAAAGTTTAAACTAGAATACGCGAGAATTACATGA